From Juglans regia cultivar Chandler chromosome 6, Walnut 2.0, whole genome shotgun sequence, the proteins below share one genomic window:
- the LOC109014533 gene encoding uncharacterized protein LOC109014533: MDKDSLSLRSSNLTNNANAIHTNGRETTGTDGTSLLRPAGSETITQTTTSSEFVLQWGNRKRLRCMKVQVKDNDPTAPAQRTTVRVDRRVVRADKDSLSQPGGGNHGNGYLNLRQRHPSPQPPPPPPSQRILRNSEASGAMRGQSNGVARGIASPDRGGAHDKRGNQANNHSINLHHHHHHNNHNENNKSAASSETAHDSKKGGGSSSGSGEAIPPVWPPKFVIALTNKEKEEDFMAIKGSKLPQRPKKRAKFIQRTLNLVSPGAWLCDLTLERYEVREKKISKKRPRGLKAMGNMDSDSE; this comes from the exons ATGGATAAGGACTCTCTGTCTCTGAGGAGCAGCAATCTTACTAATAATGCGAACGCAATCCATACAAACGGTAGAGAGACAACCGGAACGGACGGAACCTCGTTGCTGAGACCAGCTGGTTCCGAGACCATCACACAAACGACGACGTCGTCGGAATTCGTGTTGCAGTGGGGGAACCGGAAGCGGCTCAGGTGCATGAAGGTCCAGGTCAAGGACAACGACCCGACCGCCCCGGCTCAAAGGACCACGGTTCGGGTGGACCGGCGGGTCGTGAGGGCCGATAAGGACTCGTTGAGTCAGCCCGGCGGTGGTAATCATGGTAATGGGTATTTGAATCTACGTCAGCGACACCCTTCCCCTCAGCCGCCGCCGCCGCCACCATCGCAGCGAATTCTCAG GAACTCGGAGGCATCAGGTGCGATGAGAGGACAGAGCAACGGAGTCGCGAGGGGAATTGCGTCGCCCGACAGGGGTGGTGCCCACGATAAGAGAGGGAATCAGGCCAATAACCATAGCatcaaccttcaccaccaccaccatcacaacaatcacaatgaGAATAACAAGTCTGCGGCGTCGTCGGAGACTGCGCACGACAGCAAGAAGGGCGGCGGATCGTCGTCCGGGAGCGGCGAGGCGATACCCCCGGTGTGGCCACCGAAATTCGTCATTGCTTTGACTAACAAGGAGAAAGAGGAAGATTTCATGGCCATTAAGGGGTCCAAACTGCCTCAAAGACCCAAGAAGCGAGCAAAATTCATCCAGCGCACCCTCAAT TTGGTTAGCCCAGGAGCATGGTTGTGTGATCTGACTCTGGAACGATACGAGGTCAGGGAGAAGAAGATATCTAAGAAG AGACCAAGAGGGTTAAAGGCGATGGGCAACATGGATTCTGACTCTGAGTAG